A region of Nostoc sp. 'Peltigera membranacea cyanobiont' N6 DNA encodes the following proteins:
- a CDS encoding SRPBCC family protein — protein sequence MNQRIKVEKTVTINKPAKELYRFWHNFENLPSFTKHIKDVKVYNDKQESSGHATRTHWITSAPLGKSVEWDANIVEDRENQLISWTSVEGADIANSGSVHFTPALNDRGTEVKVVTEYNPPGGLIGDAIAKLFGESPEQQLGDDLHHFKMLMETGEIATTEGQPKGKG from the coding sequence ATGAATCAACGCATTAAGGTTGAAAAAACTGTCACGATCAACAAGCCAGCAAAAGAACTTTACCGCTTTTGGCATAACTTTGAGAACTTGCCCAGTTTTACAAAGCATATCAAAGACGTGAAAGTATATAACGACAAGCAAGAGTCCTCCGGACACGCTACGCGAACGCACTGGATAACTAGCGCACCGTTAGGCAAAAGTGTTGAATGGGATGCAAATATTGTTGAAGATCGTGAAAACCAATTGATTAGTTGGACTTCAGTTGAAGGCGCAGATATTGCAAACTCTGGTTCTGTCCACTTCACGCCAGCACTGAACGATCGCGGCACTGAGGTGAAAGTTGTCACAGAATACAACCCACCGGGTGGATTGATTGGAGATGCGATCGCCAAACTCTTTGGTGAATCACCCGAACAGCAGCTAGGAGATGATTTACACCACTTCAAAATGCTGATGGAAACGGGCGAGATTGCGACAACAGAAGGTCAACCAAAGGGGAAAGGTTAA